A window of [Ruminococcus] lactaris ATCC 29176 genomic DNA:
CCGAATTTTAAAAATTTCTTTTTTCCAAAAGTGCCAAAAGCACCAACCGGACTTTTCTTTGTCATCCGCCCCAGTGTCGTTTCCGACATGATCATGACATATCCGAACGTCAGCATCAGGATCAGATAAACCAGCAAAAACATACCGCCACCATACTTTGCTGCGAGATAAGGGAAACGCCAGATATTTCCAAGGCCGACTGCTGAGCCTGCCACTGCCAGAACATATCCTATACGCCCTGAAAATTTTCCTCTTACATCCGGCTTCTCCTCTTTACCCTTCTTTTTTGAGACTTTCTCCATGGGAAGTTCCTCCATAACTTATCAATATAGTCAGAACACTAGCCTATCATTAAACCTGCCAGGATTCAAGCCTCATACTCAAATTTCTGCCTTTTTCCGACTTTTATTTTACATAAATTTTTCATTTTCCACCCATTCTTCTTTACATCCTTTTTCTATACTGATCTCAGATAGAAAAAAAAGATTTCTCATAGATAGAAAAGAGGGAACTGTCATGTACAAAAAATTATGGAAAAAACTGAATCAGAATCATACTGTAGCACATACATCTGCTATTTACCTTACTGTTATGACTCTTGGATGGATGCTTGCCGGACTCCTTGTCGGCGGACTGGCTGATCTGATCCTACCTTTTAATATGGAAAGCAAACTTACACTTTTCATCTGCTTTGGCGGTTACAGTGGCCTGATCTTTGGATTATTTGGCGGAATCTTTTATCTGTACCAGTTAAATCTGAAGAAACGGAACTGACCGTGACTTTTCTCTGCATATGCCAGAGCATTTTTAATCGTTCCCTCTGCATATGCAGTAATATTCTTAATGATACCAGGGTCAAAAGGTCTGACACCACGTGTGCTCGCACACTAGTGGTAGAATGACCTTGTGACCCGCCCCAATATGAGCATAAAAGTGGGGCGTAAGCACCACGATATGCGAATCTTGGGTAGGATTGTGGGAGCACGTAGTGCGTAACAATCCGTAGGTATCATAGTCGGGGGCTTTTGACCCCGACATCTTCTTACTTATTCCTGCCGCATATGCAGACATTCCCTTCCCGGTTCTTCTTTGGGATCCAGATACTTTTCCAGTGCCTTTAAATAGGTAGTTCCAAGTCTGCTTATGCGGTTTTTCTGATGCACGATATATCCGATCTTCATTTCATTCTCATCTGCCAGCGGTACTGCAATGATATCTTTCCCATTTAAATTTTCATCAATGACACCGCTGCATACAGTATAGCCATTCAGCCCGATCAAAAGATTGAAAAGTGTTGCCCTGTCTCTGACTCTGATATTTTTCTTTCGCTCTGAAACCGAAAAAACTTCCTCGGAAAAATAAAAGGAATTATGTTCCCCCTGTTCAAAGGACAAATATGGATAATCTTCCAGTTCTTCATTGGTAATGACTTCCCTGTCTGCCAGCGGATGCCGTCTGCTGATAAAGACATGCGGCCTCGCCACAAAGAGAAGATGAAACTCCAGTCCGTTGGATTTCAGAATCTTGCGGAGTACCGTCTCATTAAAATCATTTAAAAAGAGAAGACCAATCTCACTTCTCATTCTCGCCACATCTTCAATGATCTCATAAGTCTGCGTTTCCCGGATGCTGAAATCATACTCATCCTGACCATACCTTTTGATCAGATCTACAAACGCATTTACCGCAAAAGAATAATGCTGCGTCGACACGCAGAACTTTTTCTTTTCCCCGTGTCCTCCTTTATATTTGTCCTCCAGTACTGCTGCCTGTTCCAGAACCTGTCTGGCATACCCCAGAAAGATTTCCCCCTCTGCTGAGAGGCTGATGCCCTTATTCGTCCGGTTAAAAATAACCACATTCATCTCTTTTTCCAGCTCATGGATGGCATTTGTCAGACTCGGCTGGGAAATATATAATTTTTTTGCTGCTTCAGTGATCTTCCCTGTTTCTGCTACCATGCAGACATATTTTAATTGTTGCAATGTCATAGTTCCACCTGCTTTTTCTGTATACCCGTCCTTTCTTCTGGTATACCTGCCTCTTTTTCTGATGATTGTAATTTTTTGTCGTTAATGCTATACTTGCATCTGTTAAAAATTTTATCGTATGTTGGAAATGATTTCAAGGAGGATTTATGAAACGCAAAGCTTTCAAAGCCGCTTTTCCTTATACTCTCCCTATTTTAGCCGGGTTCAGTTTTCTCGGAATGGCTTATGGAATCTACATGAATGCATCCGGGTTTTCTTTTGTCTACCCTCTTTGCATGAGTTTTCTGATCTACGGTGGCTCTTTGGAGTTTGTCGCTGTCGAGATGCTGCTAAGTCCATTTGCCCCGGTACAGGTATTGATCATGGCATTACTGATCCAGGCACGCCATCTTTTTTACGGGATTTCCATGCTGGACAAATTTAAGGGAATGGGTTGTGAAAAATATTATCTGATCTTCGGAATGTGCGACGAGACATTTTCTGTCAATTATACGGCTGACATTCCGGAAGACATTGACCGGGGATGGTTCATGTTCTTTGTGACACTTTTAGACCAGCTTTACTGGGGTATTTCAGCAACTCTGGGAGCTTTGCTCGGTTCTTTACTCAAATTTGATACCAATGGAATCAGCTTTGTGATGACAGCAATGTTCGTCGTGATCTTTCTGGAGCAATGGTTCAAGGAAAAGGATCATACAGCTTCTGTCCTCGGACTTACCGTTACTGCTCTGTGCCTGATCCTTTTCGGTGCAGATGCCTTTATGATCCCGACCATGCTCCTGATCCTGATCTTTCTTGCTATATTAAGAAAGAAACTTGAAAAAAAGGAGGCTGATAACCCATGACACTTACCCAGCAGATCATCACCATCGGACTCTGTATTCTCGGAACAATGACGACCCGTTTCCTTCCTTTTATCATTTTCAGTGAAAATCGAAAGACACCGGAATTTATACAATATATTGGGAAATATCTTCCTTCTGCCGTCTTTGGAATGCTCATCATCTACTGCCTGCGGAATGTAGATGTTCTCCATGGAACGCACGGACTTCCTGAAGCAGTTTCCATTCTGATAACAACACTTTTACATATATGGAAACGGAATATGTTCCTGTCCATCGCTGCCGGAACGATAAGCTATATGCTGTTACTGCATTTTTTGTGACTTTATTTTTTATATCTTGAGGAGGTATCTATGAAAAAATTAAACTGGTTTGCAAGACCTGAAAAATTCAAGAACAGACTGATCATGGTCATACTTGGAGTTCTCATCCAGGGATTCGGACTCTCCTGGCTGATCGAGATCCATTTCGGTACAGATCCATGTTCGGCATTTACGCAGGGAGTAATCTCCCATGTCGGACTGACATTTGGAACAGCCCAGCTTCTGATCAATCTGATCCTTTTTATCATCATTTTCCTGTCCGATACAAGCCTGATCGGTTTTGGAACGATTGCAAATATGATCTTTATCGGATATATCTCCGATACCTGCAGATGGATCTACAGCAGAATCTTTCCCGCACATTTCTTTGAATCCATGCCGGTTCGCATCTGTATCCTGCTGCCTGCACTGATTGTATTTATTTTCGGAGCCGCCATGTATATGACTGCTGCTCTTGGTACATCACCGTACGATGCAATTTCATTTATTCTTGCAAAGAAAGTACCGCACGTTCCATTTAAATACGTCCGTATCGCATGGGATACATCTTTTCTTCTTCTGGGATGGATCGCCGGTGGAAATGTCGGTCCGGTCACATTTGCGATTGCATTTTTCCTTGGTCCTGTCATTAGCTGGGAGCAGAAAAAGCTGGCTGTATTCATCTCCTAGTACATCGTTTCGTAAATAACTATACCAATCACGCAGGATGCAGATTCGAGTGTGCAGGTATAAAAATGTAGGCGTAGCGGGCTACGCCGAGGCTTTTATGCCTGTGCAATCGGATTTGCAGACAAGTTAGTGGTATAGTTATTTCGAAAACGATGTACTAGTACTGATTGAAGAATCCAGCGTGTCTATTTTTGCGGATGCCTGACAGCAAAAAAGAATCCTTTAAAGCAGTGTCTTCACTCATGACCTCGCTCTGAAGGATTCTTTTTCATTCTTTTCTTCTTTTTTATGCGGATACTTTTTTCTCTGTTCCCGGCACTTTTTATGCACTGATCGCATTTCCGGTATACAACTGATAATACCTGCCTTTTTCTTCGATCAACTGTTCATGCGTTCCACGCTCTATGATTCTTCCCTGTTCCAGAACCATGATACAATCTGAGTTTCTGACAGTAGAAAGGCGATGTGCGATCACAAACGTTGTCCTTCCTTTCATCAGACGGTCCATACTTTCCTGAATAATCCGCTCTGTTCTTGTATCGATCGAGCTTGTCGCTTCATCCAGGATCAGAACCGGTGGATCTGCCACTGCTGCCCTTGCTATCGCAAGAAGCTGACGCTGTCCCTGGCTTAAATTCGCACCGTCTCCGGTCAGTACGGTATCATATCCATCCGGAAGCCTGCGGATAAATCCGTCTGCATTGGCAAGCTTTGCTGCCGCCACGATTTCTTCATCTGTTGCATCCAGCTTTCCGAACCGGATATTTTCCCGGACTGTTCCGGTAAAAAGATGCGTATCCTGCAGAACGATCCCCAGGGAACGCCGCAGATCTGCCTTTTTAATCTTATTAATATTGATGCCATCATAGCGGATTTTACCATCCTGGATATCATAGAACCGGTTGATCAGATTCGTAATGGTTGTCTTTCCGGCTCCGGTCGATCCGACGAATGCGATCTTCTGGCCCGGCTCAGCATATAACCTGACATCATGCAGAACGATCTTATCATCATTATATCCAAAGTCAACTCCGTCAAAGACAACATTTCCTTTCAGTTCAATATAATCCACTGAACCATCTGCCTGATGCACATGTTTCCACGCCCAGCGTCCGGTTCTTTCTTTACACTCTGTCAGCTTTCCATCCACTTCTTTTGCACGTACCAGAGTGACATATCCTTCATCTACTTCCTGCTTTTCATCCAGCAGCCGGAAAATTCTTTCTGCACCCGCCATTGCCATGACGATCGCATTTAACTGCATGCTGACCTGATTGATCGGCATACTGAAGCTTTTATTAAAAGTCAGAAAACTTGCCAGACCACCTAATGTAAAGCCACCGACTCCGTTCAATGCAAGACCTCCACCGACGATCGCACATAAGACATAACTGATATTTCCAAGCTGTGCATTGATCGGTCCTAAAAAATTGGAAAAAGTATTGGCACGATCCGCACTGACAAACAAGTCATCATTCAGCTTTTTGAAATCGGCTTTATTTTCTTCCTCATGACAGAAAACTTTAACGACTTTCTGCCCGTTCATCATTTCCTCGATAAATCCATTGACTTTTCCCAGATTCACCTGCTGTTCCAGGAAGTATCTTCCGCTCCGTCCTGCTGATGCCTTCGTGCATAAAACCATGACTGCCACCATGACCATCGTAACCACCGTCAGCGGGATATTCAGGATCAGCATACTGATAAAAACACTGATGATCGTGATCCCGCTGTTGATGATCTGCGGAATACTCTGACTGATCATCTGTCGCAGTGTATCAATATCATTCGTATATACAGACATGATATCTCCGTGAGCGTGGGTATCAAAATATTTGATCGGCAGCGTTTCCATATGTTCAAATAATTCATTTCTCAGATTCCTCAGAGTTCCCTGCGTCACATTGACCATGATCCGGTTATACAGATAGGTTGCTATCACACCCACTGCATAAAAGACCGCTACCCTGCCGATTGCCTGGGCTAAAGGTCCAAAATCCGGTGAATCCGTCAGAAGGAACGGAGTAATATAATCATCGATCAGATTTTTGGTAAACATCGTACCCTGTACATTTGCGATAACTCCTGTCAGGATCAGAACAAAAACCAGAATACACTGCCACAGGTAATCTTTAAATACATATTTCATCAGCCGTACAAAAAGTTTTCCCGGGTTTTCCACTTTTCCCTTTGCTCCACGGGGAGTTTTCCTCATTGTTCCTGCCATTTTATTCACCTGCCTTTTCATCAAAATCACCGCCGCCCTGCGTCTGAGACTCATAAACTTCCCGGTAGATTTCGTTCGTCTCCAGCAATTCTTCATGCGTTCCAAATCCATTGATCCTGCCTTCATCCATCACAATGATACGGTCTGCATCCTGCACACTGGAGACACGCTGGGCGATGATCAGCTTGGTTGTATCAGGAACCTCTTTTCTGAACGCTCTGCGGATTTTTGCATCTGTAGCTGTATCTACCGCACTGGTACTGTCATCCAGGATCAGGATCTTCGGCTTTTTCAGAATTGCCCTGGCAATACAGAGTCTCTGCTTCTGTCCACCGGATACATTAGTTCCACCCTGTTCGATGTACGTCTCATATTTCTTTGGAAATCGTTCAATAAATTCATCTGCACATGCCAGTTTACACGCTTCTATGCACTCTTCATCTGTGGCATTTTTATTTCCCCACCGCAGATTTTCCAGAATCGTGCCGGAGAAAAGAACATTCTTCTGAAGTACAACTGCTACTTGGTTTCTCAGAGATTCCATGTCATATTCTCTGACATTTCTGCCACCGACAAGAACTTCTCCCTTTGTCACATCATACAGACGACTGACCAGATTGACCAGACTGGTCTTTGCACTTCCTGTTCCCCCGATGATCCCAATTGTCTCTCCTGAACGGATCTTCAGATTGATATCGGTCAGTACCGGCTCTTTGCTGTCCTTTTTATAAGCAAATTCTACATTTTTAAATTCGATTCTTCCATCTTTTACTTCAAAGACAGGATCTGCCGGATTATGAAGGTCACTCTCTTCATTCAGTACTTCTGAAATTCGCTGCATACTGGCTGTACTCATAGAGATCATGACAAATACCATGGACAGCATCATCAGACTGCTCAGAATATTCATACAGTATGCCAGCAGACTCATCAGTTCCCCGGTCGTCAGCGTACTACTTATGATCATTTTTGCTCCCAGCCAGCTAATCAGGATAATACAGGTATAAACCGTTGTCATCATCAGCGGTGCATTAAAAATAACATTTCGTTCTGCCTTTACAAAAATCCTGTAAATATTTTCACTTGCTTTCTGAAACTTACTTGTCTCCTGCTCCTCTCTTACATAAGCCTTCACGACACGGATCGCAGAGACATTCTCCTGTACCGATGCATTCAGGTCATCATATTTCGGAAATGCCTGCCGAAAATACGCCGTTGCATGACGGATAATAAAGAAAAGGATCGTACCTAATATAATGACTGCAACAAGATAGATGCTTGCAAGTCTTGCATTGATCGCAAATGCCATCACCATGGCACAGATCATACTGGCAGGGGCACGCGTGAACATACGCAGTGTCATCATGTACGCATTCTGTACATTCGTCACATCAGTTGTCATACGGGTTACCAGTCCTGCCGTACTGAAATGATCGATATTGGCAAAAGAAAAACTCTGGATATGGTTGAACATTGCCTCACGCAGATTTTTTGCAAATCCTGCAGAAGCCTTTGCTCCAAACCTTCCGCCTGCCAGTCCTGCAAATAATCCGACTGCGGCGGCAACGACCATAATGCCTCCTACTTTGTAAATATGCTGCATATTTCCTGCATTGACCCCTTCATCAATGATCGATGCCATCAGGAACGGGATCAGCGTCTCCATCAGGACTTCCACGATCATAAATACAGGAGTCACTATGGAAACTCTCTTATATTCTTTTACTTCTTTTAATAATGTCTTTAGCATGGACATCCTCCTTTCCTGCTTTCAAAAATGAAATCCATTGTATCCTGTCCGGTCTGTTCAGATCAGTGCCAGACTTTTTAAAAGATACAGCCACCCGGTCAGGGTAAATGCACTGAACAGAGTTGTCAGCATGACGACGCTGGAAGAAAGCACTCCTTCATGTCCCATATTTTTTGCCATCACGAAACTGCTCACAGTCGTCGCCGATCCAAGCATGACCAGGATTGCGATCAGTTCTTCCCTTCGGAATCCAAGATATGCTGCAAGCGGGAGAAAAATCGCGACGAATCCGACCAGTTTAATAAATGTTGCTGTGACAGCCGGTCTTACTTTTCCCAGTGCTTTCTGAAAGTCAAAGGTTGCTCCCATCGCCATCAGTCCCATTGGTGTCGCAACAGCTCCGATACTGGACACTGCCTTATTGAGTATCTGCGGCATCGGGATCTTCAGTGCTGACCAGATCAGCCCTGCCACGATTCCGATAATGATCGGATTTGTCACGATCCCTTTTAAAGTTTTTTTCCACACTTCCTTATCCAGTGCTTTTCTTTCCGGTTGAAAGAACGACAATACAACCACTGCCATCACATTATAAAGTGGGACACTTCCAATGATCATCAGCGGAGCCATTCCTGCATTTCCATAAACATTCTGAATAAATGCAATTCCCAGCAGTGCCGCACTGCTCCGATAGGATGACTGGATAAACTCTCCCTGAATAGTCCTGTCTTTCCATAAAAATGAAATACCTGACACAATCGCAATGCTGATAAATGTAACAATAAAGCAGAAGATCACAAACCGGATATTCCATACTTCCTCAAAATCAACCGTTGCAAGGTCACTGAAAAGCAACACCGGAAGCGGAACAAGAAAAACAAATTTATTCATCTTTTCCGCAAATTCTACATCCATCCACCCAATTTTCCGAAAAACCATTCCCAGTACCATCATGAGAAAAATAGGAACAGTCGCATTCAGACTAAAAATCAAATTTTCCATTTTATCACTCCGTTCTTAATGCCGTTACCGGATCACTCTTTGCTGCTTTTCTGGAAGGAATCAGTCCTCCAAGTAAAGTAAGCCCGATACTTAAAAGGATCAAAACCGCTGCCGGGACAAATGGAAGTGCTGCCCTGACCGCTGTTGTATCTGCCAAGTGATGGATCACCGCATTACATGGAATCAGCAGCAGAAGCGTCAGACCAATTCCGATCAGTCCCGCACAAAATCCGATGATAAATGTCTCAGCATTAAAGACTTGCGATACATTTCCTTTGGACGCACCGATGGCACGGAGGATACCGATTTCTTTTTTTCGCTCCAGTACACTGATATACGTGATGACACCGATCATGATCGAAGAAACGACCAGTGAGATTGCCACAAACGCAATCAGAACGTAACTGATGATATCCACAATATCTGTCACGGAAGACATCAGCGTTCCAACTACGTCCGTATATGTGATGACCTGCTCTTCTTTTCCGTCTGCCTCCATCCGGCTGTTGTAATCATCCAGGATCTTTACAACCTGTTCTTTACTCTGAAAATCTTTTGGATAAATATTAATGCCGGATGGTTCAGAAAAATCAGCATAGCCAAGTTTCTGTAAATTTCCATCATAAGATGCACTCTGCTTTGATCCAAGAGATAAGAACAACTCCGTTAAGTCTTCCTCACTTACATTCATCTGAAATGCATCTGCAAAAGCATCCACATCAATACTGATTGCATTTTCCATCACGTTCTGCAGATTCGTGCCGAGCTGTGACATTGCCTGCTGCATGGAATTTTCCATTGCTTTCGTGATCTGTCCCATCAACTGCTGCACCTGCTTCTCTACCGCCTGTGCCACAGATTCTGACATTGCCCCCATCGCCTGTTCCATATAAGAAGCCATGGCTTTGGAGAGCTGCTGCTCCAGCGAATCCATATCGACCGCTGCAACCAGTCCTTCAGAAAACCGCTTCTGACCGTCCTCCGTATTCAGATATTCAAGAATATGATCTCCCAGCTTTGTCGGATCCGGCAGGCCATTCACTTTTACATAATCAAGATAACCGTTAAGCAGCTCATCTGTCAGTTTTTCAAGCTGTGCATCGCTGATCTCAAAATCTCGGTCCGACGGATAGATCTTTTCCATCCAGTCGGCAATGATCTTCTGTGCTTCTGCTGTCTGCAGATATTCTGTCAGATACTCATCAGATTTTGCAGGATCTGTATAACCATTTTTAATGAGGAACTCCTGATAACCCGACATGAGATTTCGGAGCAGTTCCTGTATCTGTTCTGCACTGACTTTGACTTCTCCGTTGGCTTTTAAAATCTCTTTCAGATTATCCGAAAGGATCTTTCTTGCAGTTTCCGAACGCAGATAATTTCTGAGATCTTCCTGTAAATTGGAATAATCTGCCTCCGGATGCGTCTTTGCATACTCCTGATATCCTTCCAGCATACTGGCAGATAACTTCTGCATTCCATCCGATGAAACCTCGACTTTTATCCCTTTTAACAGCTTTTGCAGATCCATTGCAGGCAGTCCGTCCAGATTCAGATCTAGGCTGCCACTGTCCATCATTCCTGACAGATCCAGTGCATTTCCACCGGATGTAAAGACTCCTGAAAAATCCGATGCTGTTCCAAGTCCTGCAAGTACAGACTCATCCATCTTAAATGCCTTTTGCAATGCTGCTTCATCTACAGTAAAAAGCGAATCTTCTGAAAAGCTGCTCTCTCCGTCCTCCTCTCCGAACTTCTTATTTGTAAATACATTAACTCCTGCATCTGCAAGCTGCTGCTTTACGATCTCACTGTCTGCTGCCTGCTCTGCCACATACCTGGTCAGTGATGCCGGATAGCAGATGCCCGGATTCAGGGAAGAAGCTGCTGCTCCTTCCCTGGGCTGTACTACACCAACGATCCGAATCGTCTCTCCATTTTCTACCAGTTTCTTCATATAAGAAGCATTATCTGTTTTATCCTTCCAGACCTTATACTGACTGTCATATTCATAAAAGTCAGAACTGTTCACCAGTTTAAACGTCGTTCCCACGATCTGATCGTAACTGTAATCCTGAAAATCGGATGGTACATCAATCGTCTCTTCATTCATAAACTGCCGGATCATCTCATCCAGCTCCAGCGGATCTCTCAGTCCCAGCGTATATGCTACAAAATCACTGATACTTCCATTAGAAGAAAGCACCAGGACACACTCATTATATTTTTCCGGCCATTTTCCTGCTTTCACATCATACTGACTTTCGTAGAGACTTCTGGTTTCAGGCATCTCAAAAAATACATCCGTACTCATCATAGATGACATGATACTGTTGGAACTGCTCGATGATCCAAGTCCCAGAGAAGAAAAAGACTGATCCGGATGTACCTGACGGACACCATCCTTCTCCTCTTTAAAGATCTGAGGCGTTACACTATAGGAATATTCCACGGCATTCGTATACTTTTCAATTCCGCTTTTTCCTTCATCAAGATATTCTTTTAAAGATTTCAGGTCATTGGAATCCATCGTCGAAAACATATTGGTTACCAGTTGCATGACTTTGACTTTTCCATCCTCATTGTCTGCCGTATCCTTTTCATCATCGGCTGCCATCTCAGATGCATTTCCGACCATCATGGAAGTGATATCAAATCCGGTACTCTGAATCTGTAAAGGATACTCTGACAGAGTCTCTTCTTCCACATTCTGAATGTATTCATTGACTCCATTGGACAGAGAAAGAATCAGTGCAATCCCGATGATTCCGATGGAACCTGCAAAAGCAGTCAGAAGTGTCCTTGCTTTTTTGGTCTTCAGATTATTAAAACTCAGTGCCAGTGCCGTCAGAAATGACATCGACGACTTTCCCATATTTTTATGCTTCGGTGGTTCTGCCTGCGTTTCATCCACTTCATATGGATCCGTATCGGAACGGATCTTCCCGTCACGCAGGGTCACGATCCTGGTGGCATACTGTTCTGCCAGTTCCGGGTTGTGCGTGACCATCACAACCAGACGGTCTTTTGCCACCTCCTGAAGCAGATCCATGACCTGCACACTGGTATCGCTGTCCAACGCTCCGGTCGGCTCATCTGCCAGTAAAATGTCAGGATCATTGACCAATGCCCTTGCGATCGCCACTCTCTGCATCTGACCGCCCGACATCTGACTTGGTCTTTTATGGAGCTGCTTTCCAAGCCCCACCTTTTCCAGTGCTTCTGTTGCACGTCTTCTTCGTTCACTCTTTCCGATTCCCGAGATTGTCAGTGCCAGTTCTACATTTGCCAGCACACTCTGATGCGGGATCAGATTATAACTCTGAAAAACGAATCCGATGGTATGGTTTCTATAGGAATCCCAGTCTCTGTCTTTATATTTTTGGGTTGAAATCCCGTTAATGATCAGATCTCCACTGTCATACCGGTCCAGCCCACCAATGATATTAAGCAGGGTTGTCTTACCGGAACCACTGGGACCCAGAATGGCAACAAATTCATTATCCCTTAAATTCAGGCTCACATCATCCAGGGCTTTCTGCACCAGTCCCCCTGTTCTGTATTCTTTGCAGACATTCTTTATCTGTAACATAGGCATCTGCTCCTTTTATTTGCATTGTCTTTTATCATACTATATTTTAATTTTTGATACCAGGGGCAAAAGGTCTGACACCACGTGTGCTCGCACACCAGTGGTAGAATGACCTTGTGACCTGCCCCAATATGAGCATAAAAGTAGGGCGTAAGCACCACGATATGCGAATGTTGGGTAGGATTGTGGGGGCACGTAGTGCGTAACAATCCGCAGGTATCATAGTCGGGGGCTTTTGACCCCGACATCTAATTTTTTGGTCAAAAGATCTTTTTTCTTATCCGACACCCATATCCGACTCCCGGTTTTTTCCCTTCTGACAAATAGTTTTTCAATGCTTTTTGCAGA
This region includes:
- a CDS encoding ABC transporter ATP-binding protein/permease, producing the protein MLQIKNVCKEYRTGGLVQKALDDVSLNLRDNEFVAILGPSGSGKTTLLNIIGGLDRYDSGDLIINGISTQKYKDRDWDSYRNHTIGFVFQSYNLIPHQSVLANVELALTISGIGKSERRRRATEALEKVGLGKQLHKRPSQMSGGQMQRVAIARALVNDPDILLADEPTGALDSDTSVQVMDLLQEVAKDRLVVMVTHNPELAEQYATRIVTLRDGKIRSDTDPYEVDETQAEPPKHKNMGKSSMSFLTALALSFNNLKTKKARTLLTAFAGSIGIIGIALILSLSNGVNEYIQNVEEETLSEYPLQIQSTGFDITSMMVGNASEMAADDEKDTADNEDGKVKVMQLVTNMFSTMDSNDLKSLKEYLDEGKSGIEKYTNAVEYSYSVTPQIFKEEKDGVRQVHPDQSFSSLGLGSSSSSNSIMSSMMSTDVFFEMPETRSLYESQYDVKAGKWPEKYNECVLVLSSNGSISDFVAYTLGLRDPLELDEMIRQFMNEETIDVPSDFQDYSYDQIVGTTFKLVNSSDFYEYDSQYKVWKDKTDNASYMKKLVENGETIRIVGVVQPREGAAASSLNPGICYPASLTRYVAEQAADSEIVKQQLADAGVNVFTNKKFGEEDGESSFSEDSLFTVDEAALQKAFKMDESVLAGLGTASDFSGVFTSGGNALDLSGMMDSGSLDLNLDGLPAMDLQKLLKGIKVEVSSDGMQKLSASMLEGYQEYAKTHPEADYSNLQEDLRNYLRSETARKILSDNLKEILKANGEVKVSAEQIQELLRNLMSGYQEFLIKNGYTDPAKSDEYLTEYLQTAEAQKIIADWMEKIYPSDRDFEISDAQLEKLTDELLNGYLDYVKVNGLPDPTKLGDHILEYLNTEDGQKRFSEGLVAAVDMDSLEQQLSKAMASYMEQAMGAMSESVAQAVEKQVQQLMGQITKAMENSMQQAMSQLGTNLQNVMENAISIDVDAFADAFQMNVSEEDLTELFLSLGSKQSASYDGNLQKLGYADFSEPSGINIYPKDFQSKEQVVKILDDYNSRMEADGKEEQVITYTDVVGTLMSSVTDIVDIISYVLIAFVAISLVVSSIMIGVITYISVLERKKEIGILRAIGASKGNVSQVFNAETFIIGFCAGLIGIGLTLLLLIPCNAVIHHLADTTAVRAALPFVPAAVLILLSIGLTLLGGLIPSRKAAKSDPVTALRTE